The following DNA comes from Podarcis raffonei isolate rPodRaf1 chromosome 10, rPodRaf1.pri, whole genome shotgun sequence.
GCACCACTGTTTGCTAGAAGGCtttactttccttttttcttaaccAGGCTGTGAAAAGTTACAACCTTGCACTTCCACAGCGGCCCCAGAAGAAGGCATTTCTCCTCTGTGCCCACCAGCATGGAGGCAGTTTTGGGTAACTAACAGTGCAAACCTAACTATTTCTACCCAGGAGTAAGTCGTATCTAGCTCAATGGGGCGCAAATCCAAGGTAAGTAGGATTGCAACATAACTTATTTACAAGGCTGTCCTTAAGACTCAAGGTCCTTGGCACACTGCTGACATTCAAGACAGTTTGTTCACAGATTGGCTTATGAGTGGGTGAAAAAGAGCAAGGGggagggtctcttccaaccccaGAATTATCTCTGTGAGGGAGAGCAAACCCCTGTGGCTCTCCTGTAAGAGGAGTCCTGGTGGATGAGAATTaaagtccatatagtccagcatctggttctcacagAAGCAAACCAGATCCCTATGGGAAACCCATCAGCAAGGCATGAGTGCAATTAACtagaatacagaggcctggggcCTCTGACACTGagctcacatcagccccaaccagcatagctaatggtcagggatgaaatgAGTTGCATTCCAGCAGCACTTGGGAGAGCCACAGATGTTCTGAACTTGGTTTTGAAGGTTAAAAGGTGATGGTTAACCAATCATAACTACCTCTGAGACAGGAAAGGATCTCTAGATTTCTTAGGAAAGATGCATGTAGGTTTGCTTGAAGCATCTTCATCTTTTTTTTCCATTCCAGCATCTTctccctaaaaaaaataaaaaaagaggcatATGAGCCACACAGAAATCTAGGCACTGCTAGTGTAAACATATATGAACCTGGGCCAATTTGACAAGTAACTTACTTACTAAGCTAGTTTCAAAATCAGCTACTGCATCAGACTTGTCTTCTTTTGTAGGGTAAATCAGAACTTGCAGCATGGGTGTACAAACCTCTCGCACATATTCATTAAGTGTGGTGGCTATCAGTGTGACCTTGGAGCCAGGAAACCTCAGTTTAAATCAAGGATACCATGTGCTGTTATGCAAGCTCTCATCACCATCTCTAATACTGCCCTATCATACAGTGCTATTGTGGGTATTAATGAGATCTAGGATGTTAAATCCTTCAAATACACAGAGCACCGTATGTGAGTCAGCATGGTGCAGGACCAGGGAGATCCAGGAACAGATCCTCACTCCATCATTTTATTCTAGCCTACATTAGAGAATGTGAAGCCATGTGTTTATATAaagatctatttttttttattttgaagaaaCAATTCTGATCAAAAGCAGATTTGACTGAACAGCACAGAGCTTGTGCTGGGCTCTGAAAAAGCAGCTTGTGGGAATCTGGCTGATACCAAAAGAGGCAAGGACTCAGCGCAGAAAATGCTCCTCCCTCCAGCTGTTCACGTTTATCCCAAGTGACTAATGTTGAGGATTTCCCTTGTCAAGCACTGCAGGAGTTGCAAAGCATATGGCAAGAGACGCTTATATTGAACTTCTCCAAGTACCACTTTGGACAGAGACACGGTTCCTACTTAGCAATAGCATATTCTCTTGAGAAACGGTCGGCCCTGAAAAATGCTTAGATGGCTTTTCTATCTTACAAGACGTCTCATGAAATGAAACATTTTCAAACTTGGCTGGTTCAAAGATTCAGTCTTCAAAAACGCAAATGTGAAGCTCCATGGAAATTAAGTCCAACTACAAGGTCCAAACTGAATGCATATTCTTCCACCCCCAATGCCTTCTCTATGTTGAATTTTAGGCTGCAGGCTCCTTGGGGCAGAAACCTTTTTTTGTGGCACACACATGGGATTGTTAAATAATTTAAGAAAGATGCCAGTCCTAAACTCCAGTAGTTAGTTAATCAACAAATATACACCTCTAGAAAAAAATAGAATTGGGCTGAACATACAAGCTTGCAGAGAGGAATTACCTCGTTGGTGCTTAGTCCCACCAGACGTGCTCCTGAGAGGTCCAAGTCACTGATTGTAGTAACAGTGACTGTGTGGTTTGGGTGGTCATAGCTCACAGACTCTGTTTGGGATGTTACCAGTTGCTCCAGTTCATCAGCTTCCTCTGGGAAGATTAAATAAGGAACCCAAAGAAATCACAAGTGTCAAAACAGTTTCTTCAACGTAAAGGATGGAGAATTTAGGGCAGAAACTCTTCTGAGTTTGAACTTCTCAGACAAACTGCTACATATTCTATTTCTTCATACACACAGGCGCTTGAGACTCCCAACTACTTTTTGTTGTAACTGGATGATTTCTGCCACGGTTTTTAGAATTCTAATGAACTATACCAATACGCTCCAGGTgatttgaactacaaatcccatcagccattCAAGAGGGCTGATCTTTGCTAGGATTCCTGCAACGTCATACAATAACTATCTTTCTaaaggtggaggagagggaaagtcCATCAGTAACACATAACCAAAAAGATGCACAAAATGAGCCGCTATCTCCACAGTCTTGGCATTTGTAAATTCCCTTGCGACACGTGTAAAAGGGgattaaataacaatacattaAATAACAACACAGACAACTTTAACAGTTACACCTTCAGAAAGGACACGTACCCAaggcttcttctctctctttcaacaTCTTCATGTATTCTTTGTGCCtctaaaaacaaagaaatgcCCCAAATAATTAGAATGCTTTCAGATAAACAGTTGCTTGGTCTCATCCGAGACATCAGCCaaaatcccagaaaccagaacttGCACGCCTTCTCCTCTGGAGCCAAGTAGTAAGTCAGCAGCTACCTGGGGAAATTCCAGCATTTAGTTTCTCAGATAACAACACTGTGTCCATCAAGCCTGCAATCCCCTggggggttgttgctttttttactgTGGAGTAAACAAACACAGGTCTGGTCTGCATATCTAGAATGAGATGATTAGTAGGAAAGACAGGGAGGAATAGGTTGTCAGGATAGTGAACAAGTGCAATTCTGCATACTCTTGTGTGGTGTTAAAGGGCACGAAGGGAAAATGGAAGGCAGGCTTCTGAGAAGTAGGACTGAAAGGAGACTCGAGGTTTTGACCAAGTCAAAATAGAAGGAGAGCAAGCCTAGAAACAGACCTTTGGAAGAGGCATGAGGATCAGGGTGTGATAAACAACAAGGGATGTAGCCCAGTTGCAGAgtatctgctttacatgcaaaagtTCCCATGTGCAATCCTGGGCATCTTCAGATAAGGATGGGACAGAACCCTATTCTGAAACCCtcaagagctgctaccagtccatgtagacaatactgacctaacCGGACCAatagtctggctcagtataatgcAGCTCCCTAAATGATCTTTTGGGGGCCAAACCAGTCATTGTCGGAATCTCATGTTCCTTGAGAAATCCTGTCTGTCAGGCTATTCTGTTGGTCATAGGCTCCCAGCAGGGATAGGAAACCTGGGGCCCCAAAAAcaatgctggactccaactcccatcaggtctggccatcagtcagggatgatgggagttgtagcctggcaacatctagagggccacagatttcttGGCAAAAACCGTTTCTGACCAGGAGGAAACTCTAAGGAAACTCATTCAATAGTTCCTAGGCAACCATTGCTTCACTATAGCTTCACGAACCATGCAGTATTACTTAATACAGTGACACTTCATCAGAGAATTGGAAAAGCTGACAAAGgtctgatattttattgtgtttgctTTGAAAATACATCCCTCCCCGCCCAGAATATATACCTCTTCCTTCATCTTCTTTTGCTCatctttcagtttgcattttatctCCTCCACAGCCGCTTTCCTCCTCTCAACCTTACGCTTGTGGAACCCGGTCAAGTAATCCCTGGGAAGAGTAAATATACCAAAGAGCAAGTTAGAGAGACTGGAAGAGCAACTATcccctagcagctcaaaagccaTCTTTCTCAATCACAATCACCTTATAAAGCCACAAACAGCACAAAACCATCAGCATCATGGTCTAAGCTCCCTTTATAGGGTCTGGTGCACACAGGAGTTAgaatctggacagggatagcctaacttctgttatCTATGCtccggtaacctctaggttagattactgcaacacattatacgtagggctgccccTGAAGGCGGGTGGTTATTCATAgggacaagatggtttgagcatattacagtggtacctcatgttacagactccactaacctagaaatagtacctcgggttaagaactttgcttcaggatgagaacagaaatcgcgcagcggcagcccccattagctaaagtggtacctcaggtgaagaaaagtttcaggttaagaacggacctccagaacgaattaagttcttcacattagtttccgggccaaattcaaagggctggttttgacctatacagCCTTGAAACGActcaggaccacctctccccatatgaactgacctggaccctgcaatcattgtATGTGGCCCTTCTTCGTATGCTTCCTccccaagaggtctggagggtggcaacacaagagtgggccttttctgctgtggctccccatttggggaatgctctccccagggaggcctgcctggcacattcattaaaaaacatttaggcgccaagcaaaaacattcctcttctccacctaggcctttggctaattacacAACCTATGGCCTTGTATGAGAGGATTAGTGTTTTGTTTATTACTCTGGTATGCTTATGGTTTTATATTGTCcacttttatatttatattgtatACCTGAGCAGTACTGAAATTCAGTAAATACATAAAATAGGCAGAATGGACTTTATTATAAAACTCAGTCCAGCTATTTGCcggttatacacctttaggcaccaggcaaacacgttgctttttaaccaggcctttggttgatcttattgacatccaacactCTTTTAGAACGtggcttgggggggggtattgggttactgcttttggtttgatttttatATGTTatggtcttgttgtgaactgccctgagacctccgggtataggacggtatataagttgaataaataataataaataataattatacttGTTTGCTTTGTgggaatgctgtgtgtgtgtacaggggtaccttggttctcaaacgctttggtagtcaaacaacttggaacccaaacacggcaaacctggaaataagtgttccaaattgcgaacatttttcggaagccgaatgtgctccattttgagtgccacacttccgatttgagtgctacgctgaggtctgtttttgctatttgtttttgcagcttttttgttttgtttttgtgactgtgtggaacccagatTGATTAATTGTGTAACTGCaggacattgtttattgctttcattttatggatcaatggtctcgttagttagtaaaattcatgttaaattactgCTTTAggctcaggtaggtagccgtgtagatacagggacgcgggtggtgctgtgggtaaaacctcagtgcctaggacttgccgatcgcatggtcggcagttcgaatccccgtggcggggtgcgctcccgtcgttcggtcccagcgcctgccaacctagcagttcgaaagcacctctgggtgcaagtagataaatagggaccgcttaccagcgggaaggtaaacgtgttccgtgtgctgcgctggctcgccagatgcagcttgtcacgctggccacgtgacccggaagtgtctgcggacagcgctggctcccggcctatagagtgagatgagcgcgcaaccctagagtctggcaagactggcccgtacgggcaggggtacctttacctttaccttaggtagccgtgttggtatgacacagtcgaaatatataaaaaaatttaaaaaattattcagtagcaccttagagaccaactaagtttgctcttggtataagctttcgtgtgcatgcacgaaagttggtctttaaggtgctactggatagtTTTGCTGCtttagggtttgtttttaaaagtctggaatggattagtccattttgcattactttttatggATTTCTGGAAcgtattaagtttgagaaccaaggtaccactgtctatgTATGTGTTTCCTTCGCCCCGTCGAAGCACACTCCACTCCATCCCCGTCCCGCTGCACGTGTGAACGAGACCCTCGGATTGCAGTGCTCGCGCGGTTTGCTTCCGAGGGTTTCGCAGCTGCCCTCCGGGCGCGAAACCCCGCTACCTCCCGCGGCGAGAGGCACTTCTGGGTGGGAGACCTGGTGCAGGGAAGCCGCGCCCGTCGCCTCGCGcggggagggagaagcagcttGCCGCCCGGCCGCCCGCTTCCCCTGCACTCACCGCCGGTTCTCCTCGTCGAAAGTGACGACCCTGCGAAGCGCCGCCGCGCGAcactcctgcttctgcttcttcttgcgGCCCATGCTGGGCTCCGGCGGCCAAGGCGCGCTTCTTCCGGGGCCGGAGCCTCGACGCCGCCTCTTCCGCCTGGGTCTTGCTGCTGGGCCCTTCCTCCACCGAGCACAACCGACTGGCGGCGCCCGGCTGCCTCTTCAGGAGGCGTGTCGCTCCCCAAGCCTtgtattaaaagaaagaaagaaaaagcaatgcAGACTGTGTGCACGCGGCATATTCGAATTACGTCCCCCTCTCCACcgcttcaaagaattctgggcgctgATATTAATATTGGACTAAGTTTAGTtatgatttgtgtttgtttgtttgtttgtttaaaaatgtggaaaattaataaaaaaattgggggaaaaaagaattctgggcgctgtAGTTTGATAGGTAGAGCAGCTCGAGACTCTTCAtttcagggttatgggtttgagcctcatAGGTTGactaaaagattcctgcacagctaggggttggactagatgacccccggggtcccttgcaactctaccattctaggattctaaggGGAAAACTATATAGTGTCCAGAATTGTCTTGAAGGGGAAAATGCACCGAGAATCTGCTCTCAAGAGCTACAGTGCACTTTGGTGGCTCCATAAAAGACTAGCCCGGTTTAGTGTTGCAAGAGGCAAGCTTTTCACTCTGGAAATTGCTTCATGCATCTAACGGAGTGGATCTGTATGCCATaacaaattggttgaaggtgcCCCGTTTCTTGCTTTTTTAAGACATGGCTGCTGACCTGGGAAAGGTTTTAGTTCTGCGGTtaactgcagtcctgtgcatgtctactcagaagaaagactcattgagttcaacaggaTGTACTTGTAACTGTGTACTGGACTGCAGCCTAAAAGAAACCATCAGCTACAATTGCcaaccacagtacagtggtacctcgggttacatacgcttcaggttacagactccgctaacccagaaatagtacctcaggtaaagaactttgcttcaggatgagaacagaaatcatgcagtggcagcacagcggcagtgggaggccccattagctaaactggtgcttcaggttaagaacagtttcaggttaagaaaggacatccggaacgaattaagttcttaacccgaggtaccactgtattgctatgcATCTCCTCTCATTCAGTAAGCTGAtgttttctatttctattattattattattattattattattattattattattattaaaatttgtataccacccctatacagatctcagggcagtttgcaacacaAAATTACAATATGAAAGGCACAAAATAtggtacataataaaaataagaacaaaaaccaaTAATCTccacttccacaacacatttaagtGGGCATCTATAGAGTCCAGTGggccttattcccaagtaagggtgcataggattgcagcctaagcttTAAAGGGGGCTTGTATGCGTGCAATACTGTCAGCTTAACATTTTTAGATTATAGCATTGCTGGTGGGAGATgagagtcccaacaacatctcgggggcaccaggttggcaaaggttgctgCAGGGAGACTTCTAGCCTTTGCCACTGCTTTGTTGTGTGGGCTTGGTCAAGCTACAATCTCTTGTCTCTTAGATAAGACCAATACCAGCTGCAAAGGGAGTGTTAGTGTAAGCTTAGGAGTGCTCTTAAGAATCTTTTTAACAAACAAGGGCATAGCAACGAATGTGGGTTGTGCTGCATTTTATCACTTTGCGTGCTGCTTGAGTTCCTTTTTCTCGGGCTTGGCCTTTAGCCCTGTGAGATGAGGAAAAACCGGTTTTTATGTTTAATAGCTGAACTTCCCTTAATACCCACAGGCACAGCCTCCTTTGCTGCGGCTGCTGCCTCGCCTGCAGCTAACACCTCTGTCGGTGCTGCTTTCCCTTGCAAGCATTTTCTTACCACTCCAGCTGCCTCACACAGAGGCAGCTGtgtctctgcctctccctcctttaaaagaaaaaaaaaacaacctctaaaagtTCTCTAAATCTACCTCTTGTGCAAGGTGGACGTGTGATCACAGGTACCAAGGAAGCAGATTTCCGCTCTGCCCCAGAGGGTTCCAAGGCATTCCGGAGATGATGGCTACAGAAGATGGCAGGAATGTGAACAGCCTCAAGGAAGTGTGGAGCAGAAAAGAAAATGCCTTGTGTGCAGATTGTGAGGAACCTGGTAAATCAATTTTGGAGGCTTCAGGGCAGAAGTGGAGGGCAAATGTGATGGACGTCTGAAGCAGTCAAAGAAATGACCGTTCCTTGGAAGGAGTGGCGGGTTGTGGGGAattaatgaaggagaagcagcgcTGGCACGTTTGGGCATTGTGTTTTTATCTAGCCTGGAGCTCCTCCAGATAACTTCTGCCTTGCGCAAAGCTTCCATGGAGATTAGATTATATCTGGTATTTGCTGGTTgttcgttctgatttgtttgcgggtATGTTATGTGACAAGGAGCATTCATCCTAAAGTGTGTGCAGGGCATTCATATATATTTCCAttgatcattcattcattccttgctgttttaaaagtgaatttgttgtgctagggcagAGGTTGGGGACCTCAAGCCTGGGAGGCCGAATGTGGCCCTCTGTACCTCTCTGTTTAGCCCTTGCACCTTTCTCAGGCCACACCCATGGCTTCACCCCCTCAAGTGTTTCTGGCTGATTGGAAAGTGTTCTTGGATTCCAATAATGGTCCTTGGGTTGTCGTTTTTACGAACCGCCATGTGACATGAAATCCCAGGGTGGGCCACAACGAAGTGAAACACGGCATTTAGAATTAAACAAATTTCAGTCAGTGGGGCCTAAAATGAACGCCTCTCAAGGGTCAATGGGCTTGGTGAAGAGCTGCATCTTCAAACCCTTGAAGAAAGCTTGACAATGAAGGTGACAGAAACAACTTTGTGATGAGGGAATTTCACCATTTGGGGGCTGCTGCAGAAAATGCCCTCTCACTAGCCTTGAGTTTGGGGCTGTCAAGATGGCGGATGGAGAGTGGACCTTAGAAGATTGCCCTGGAATGATTGTGGCAAACCTAaactgtgctcaggtcctgcttgtgggattacAACAGGCATCTGGAGGGCGCTAAGAACAGGCTGATGAAGGGCCTTTGTCCTCATCCAGCAGGACTCCTCTTATATATTAGTCAAACAAAGCCTCTCAAGaactttggggtgggtgggtttgaacctgtttattaaataaatataataccCAGTCTCCAAGAACTGATACACTTTTATTCCCCTTAGACCCTGACTGGGCCTCCTATACTTTGGGCGTCTTCCTCTGCTTAAACTGCTCAGGGATTCATCGCAACATCTCTGGCATCAGCAAAGTCAAGTCACTAAGgatggaccactgggatgaaggTCAGGTGCAGGTGAGTCTTGTGTCCCCAAGAAGCTACTCACTCGATAATATATTTGCATAGGAGATGCAAACAATTCGCCCCTCTTTTCTCTCAAGAATGCTGGGAGtaaagagggaagggaagggaagaaaagaaaagaaaagaaaagaaaagaaaagaaaagagagcacCAAGCTTCAGAAATGTAAGATTGGTAATCATGGAGGATGAGAAAAGGTTGAGCTCTCCTGTGGTTGCTGTGTCAGGGAAGGAGGGGACCCTGGGGCCTTGTAGAGGTCAAATGTCATGGTGGTGTGGCTGGTGCATAAGCGTGGAATAGGGAAGATAGGGATTTGTGTTAGATGAGGAGTCACTCAGGTGGCCACAACCATGTGGCtggctccttcctctcctccaccccaaaGCCTGGATTGCTTTGTGAGTGTAGCAAAAGGGTTTGAATTGTTTGTCACAGATCTGAAACAGTGAGCTGGGGCATAGCCACTGAGCTCATTAGCAGGGAGTTCAATAGTGGCAGGATTTTGTGATGAAGAACAAAGCTTGCCAACTGCCTGAAAGTGACTGGTCCATGCTCAAGAATGAAAACATTTGGGTACCAGTCTTACCCAAGGACAATAAtagaacaataaaattcaaaacagtaatagTTAATTCAAAATCCAATTGAAACAAATTAGTTTAACTAtttcaacaaaattgatgaactaGATCGAGTGATACCAGCTTTTGAAAGTTGTTTAACAAGAGGCTTAGATACATTTAGTAACTATTTCACTGTTCAGCAAATTCTAAATGCGTTGGATGCGCTTGATGAAGTGaaaccagtttcccagtgtcttgTTTAAAGTCACGTAGCAAGCGTCTTAAAACACCTCCTTTAGTAATCTGGAGTCTGTTTCATTGCTTGGAGAGAAGTTGGATGACCACACTAAAACCACGTTCCACCGAATATGTTGTTGGAAATGCAACACGGAGCTTTTTTACCACTGTGCTTAGATATTTCCTTCTGTAACCAAACCTCTTGGTACGATTTCTTAAGCTTTGGCTTCAGCTCAATGCCATTTTGTAGTTCAGGGCTTGTCCCCCGTTAGATGACTGGCAGGTGGGTGGTCTCACCCACCTGTCCAAGTTGACCTGTGTGGGGTACAGGCTGGAGGGGTCAGTGGAGAATTCAGTCCTGCTGGCTGCAGGGGTCTCCTTTGTCAGTATGTTTCCCGCTTGGAATACACTGGGAAAACTGCACCCAGGAGGAATGAACCCTGCCCATCCGCTGATATCACCCAGTaacatcagatgattgacaggtggatgtGGTTTGGAGAAATTGCCTTGCAGGCCAACTTGGACCCTTCGGCAGCCCAAGACTGGCATTCAGCCTGGAGGTTTTCTCCTCCCCACCAACCCACTCTAGCGTCTAGTTGGAGGACAGCTTTGCAATGTGTAAAATGGCCCTGATTCCATTGATAACAGAATCCCAGAATGTGATTTCAGCCTATGCTCCCCATTTCATCGTGTTCTGATTTTGGGAGACAGTTAGCTGTACAGAGAATGGATATTGCGCAGAGTTGTAGGTGGCAAGGCTCTTGAAAATTTTAGGGGTGGTATGTAAAATTAGGACTACCCAGGAGAGCACCTCTGCCAGCTGATCccggctagctggggctgatgagagttagagtccaaaacatgtggagggcaccaggttgaggaaggctggcttACATGAAAAGGCTATGAGCATTAACTTGTGCATCTTCCCCTTTTTAGTTTTTGATGCAACATGGGAATGCAGTAGCCAAGGCAACGTATGAGGCCCATGTTCCTATGTACTATTACCGCCCAGTCCACACTGATTGCCAGTAAGTGCCGAATCTCCATCGGGGAAGGGAGAAAGGGTTGTGCATTGCGAGATTTCTCTTACCTGTCACCATATCATCTCTCTCGACTTCCCACAGAGTCCTGAGAGAGCAGTGGGTACGAGCCAAATACGAACGGAAAGAATTCACGGAGCCAGGAAAACATCCGCCATATTCCAATGGTAATCCTTCTACAGTGGAATCAATCCCTCTGAAAAGCTAGTAGCCCTgtgaccagtgccagatttacatataagctaaacaagctatagcttcgggccccactctcttggcctccCCCacaaatttaaaggggaaaaaacctgtatgtacattttcaaaatataagataaaaaacaaataaaataaaaccagtgtacatacagcaacagtgttttgtgttgtgtaggctcctgtgatgtaagtaatgggccccgcctgctagcctgctccctaaaatatcaatggtttgctcatttctatatatagggtgcctacattctgcatggactggttgcatggcaatatatgcaaatggctttagatacctattaggtccataaattaccatatagcatacattcaacacaaaaaacagtgacaatttgttgttgacaaaggacagctggacatataaagggccccattacctccagtagcttagggcctcatcaaacctaatccAGCCCTGCTTGTGACAGGTGTTTTTAGGGGGGCCTGTCAAGATCCTGGGGTTCTGGTGACTGCCCCGGGATGCCAGGTGCAGACTCCAAGAGTTTTAAAGAAGAAGACAATTTGGCACATTGTCTTCCCTCCTTCAAACTCCCAGAGTGGGTCATGAAATAACATAATCAGGGCTTCTCACCAGAGGAAATGGTTTACCTGTGAAACAGGAAGAATTATAATTCAGTGCTTGTGGCTTGTATGTAGCAAAGGGTGTGAAAACAGAGTGGAAGACCATCTCTATGTGTGAATGCTTCCTCCGTGGGGGCAGGCAGAGCAGTTTTCACGTCCACCTTCCACCCTTTTAGAACTGAAATACTTACAGCATGGCTGCTACTT
Coding sequences within:
- the NOL12 gene encoding nucleolar protein 12 translates to MGRKKKQKQECRAAALRRVVTFDEENRRDYLTGFHKRKVERRKAAVEEIKCKLKDEQKKMKEERHKEYMKMLKEREEALEEADELEQLVTSQTESVSYDHPNHTVTVTTISDLDLSGARLVGLSTNEGEDAGMEKKDEDASSKPTCIFPKKSRDPFLSQRISSLTATLHSRSQKKTKGRQTRHSQGSRKKAQKPTTGRTSKTLRRRMTGKGRHFQD